ATGGGGGTCATGGATGCTCCGTTTATAATAGCTGTTAGCGCTTTACTGGCAAGCGTTACAATGCAATTTGACTCAAATTCTCGCTCTTGCAGCCCACGCCGCGAAGTGCAAGCCGCTCAGGCGCGCTGCTCCAGGAAATTGCGCAAGAGCGCATGCCCGTGCTCGGTCAATATGCTCTCGGGGTGGAACTGCACGCCCTCCACGGCCAGCTCGCGATGGCGCACGCCCTGGATCTCGCCGTCCTCGCTCGTGGCCGTCACGATCAGGCATTCGGGCAGGCTGGCCTGCTCTACCACCAGCGAGTGGTAGCGGTTGACCGTGAACTCGCGCGGCAGCCCGGCGAACACGCCCTTCTGGTCCGTGGTGATCACGCTGGTCTTGCCGTGCATCTGCCTGCCCGCGCGCACCACCTTGCCGCCAAAGGCCTCGCCGATCGCCTGATGCCCGAGGCACACGCCCAGCAGCGGAACCTTGCCGGCAAAGTGGCGTATGGCCGCGACCGAAATGCCGGCCTCGCTCGGCGAGCTCGGGCCGGGCGAGACCACGATGCGCTCGGGCGCGCGCGCGGCAATGTCCTGCAGGCCAATCTCGTCGTTGCGCACCACCTCGACCTGCGCGCCCAGCTCGCCCAGGTACTGCACCAGGTTGTAGGTGAAGCTGTCGTAGTTGTCGATCATCAAGACGTTCATGCTGCCCCCACGCTGTTCACTTTGTGTACTGCGCTGGCCCGCGAGGGGGCCGTGCCTTGCCTGGGGCCACGGGGCGCTGCGGCATTCATTGCAATCCCTCCTCGACGAGTTCGGCCGCGCGCAGCAGCGCGCGCGCCTTGGCTTCGGTTTCCTTCCATTCAAGCTCGGGCACCGAATCGGCGACGACGCCGGCCGCCGCCTGCACGTAGAGCACCCCGTCCTTGACGATGCCGGTGCGGATCGCGATGGCCACGTCCATGTCGCCGGCGTAACTGAGATAGCCGCAGGCACCGCCGTACAGACCGCGCTTGGTCGGCTCCAGCCGGTCGATCAGCTCCATCGCATGCACCTTGGGCGCGCCGGTGAGCGTGCCCGCCGGAAAGGTCGCGCGCAGCACGTCCATGCTGCTCAGGCCCTCCCTGAGCAGGCCCTCGACATTGCTCACGATGTGCATCACATGGCTGTAGCGCTCGACGACGAAGGCCTCGGTCACCTTGACGCTGCCCACCTGCGCGATGCGCCCGATGTCGTTGCGCGCCAGGTCGATCAGCATCACGTGCTCGGCGCGCTCCTTGGGGTCGGCCAGCAACTCCTGCTCGGCCGCCTTGTCCTTCTCGGGCGTGGCGCCGCGCGGGCGGGTGCCGGCGAGCGGCCGGATGGTGATCTTGGTGCCCTCCTGGACCTGTTCCTGGCGCACCAGGATCTCGGGGCTTGCGCCCACCACCTGAAAGCCCCCGAAGTCGTAGAAATACATGTAGGGGCTGGGGTTGAGCGAGCGCAGCGCGCGGTACAGCGACAATGGCGACTCGGTATAGCGCTTGTGGATGCGCTGCCCCACCTGCACCTGCATGAACTCGCCGGCGGCGATCAACTCCTTGGCCTGCAGCACCGCGGCGATGTAGTCCGGCTTGGCAAAGCTGCGCTCGGCCGGATGACTCTCGCTTGCCCTCACCTGCGGCGCGCTGACCGAATACTTGAGCTGCTCCTTGAGTTCGCGCAGGCGCTTCTTGCCGCGCGCATAGGCCTCGGCCTGCGCCGGGTCGACCCAGACGATGAGGTAGAGCTTGCCCGAGAGGTTGTCGATCACCGCCACCTCTTCGCATTGCAGCAGCACGATGTCCGGGCAGCCCAGTTCGTCGGGCGGGCAGGTTTTTTCCAGCTTCTTTTCGATGTAGCGCACCGCGTCGTAGCCGAAATAGCCCGCAAGACCGCCGCAAAAGCGCGGCAGGCCGGGGCTGAGCGCCACCTTGAAACGCTGCTGGTAGGCGGCGATGAAGTCCAGCGGATTGCCGCTGACGCTCTCCACCACCACGCCATCGGTCACCACTTCGGTCTTTGCCGCCTCGCCAAAGCCGCTCGCGCGCAGCAGGGTGCGCGCGGGCAGGCCGATGAAGCTGTAGCGCCCGAAGCGCTCGCCGCCGACGACCGATTCGAGCAGAAAGCTGTTGGCGCCGTCGCCGCGCCCGCGCGCGAGCTTGAGGTAGAGCGAGAGCGGCGTCTCCAGGTCAGCAAAGGCTTCCGCGATCAATGGGATGCGGTTGTAGCCCGAGCCCGCGAGGCTCTTGAATTCCAGTTCCGTAATCACGGGGGTCTCCCAGTTCCGGCGGCGCAGATGCAGAGGCCGCCGGGTTCATCGTTCGGGGATAGGCCCGGCCCCTCGTGGCCAAAGCCTTCGGGCACCCTGGGAGGTGTACCCGGGGCGCGTTCAGCACAGGTGCATGCAGCTGCGCCAGGGCCAGGCTCCCCGGTCGCTCAGACCTGCAACGAACGCGCGATGGATGAACATGCGTGCCAGTGTAGCAAAGCCCGTGCGCCCTGCCCGGGGGCCCGGCCGGCGCCGAAGGCCGTTCGGCGCTACGCTGTGGCCTCAACGACACCAGGAGCCCCCATGCAACAGCTACCCACCCGATCGTCCATGCGCCGCAGCCTGCTCGCTTCGGGCCTGCTCGCGGCCAGCGCCACAGCCGTAGCAGCCGCAGCCCAGGACGCCAAGGACGGCCAGGACAAGGTGATCTACCACATCGACGACGCCGCCAGCCAGGCCACCAAGGGCCTGCGCAACATCCGCAACCACCTGGACGTGGCGCCGCAGACGCGCATCGTCGTGGTCACGCACGCCGCCGGCGTGGACTTCCTCATGGAAGCGGCCAAGGACGCGAAAAACCCCGACATCGATTACGCCGCCCTGGTCAGCGCCCTCAAAGGGCGCGGCGTGCGCTTCGAGGTCTGCGAAATCACGCTGCGCAACCGCAAGCTCAAGAAAGAGCAATTCATCATGGATGCCGACTTCACGCCCTCGGGCGTGGTGCGCATCGCCCAGTTGCAAAACCGCGAGCAGTTCGCCTACATCAAGCCCTGAGCCCGTGACGGGGCGCGGGCGGCAGCAGGAGGGCTGGCCAGCGCCGGTGCGTGAACAGAGCTCTTGCCAAGATGTGACAATTGTCTTAGTCTGTCTCGCACATTCTTGCGAGCACTTGCACCATGGCCAACACCCGCCCGCTTCAGCGCCCGCGAGTCCTGCCGCCCTTTGGCGCCTTCTCTCCTGCTCGCTCGTGGCGCGTCCTGTGCGCCGCCGGCGCCCTGTGCCTGAGCGCTGCAGCGTGGGCCGCCCAGGCACCCGTGCCAATCACCCAATTCGAAGTCGGCGGCAACACTCTGCTGAGCTCAGCCGAGGTTGAGCGCGCGCTGGGCGAGACAGGCGCGGCGATGACCATCGCCGACATGCAGGCTGCGGCCCAGCGCCTGCAAGATGCTTACGCGCAAGCAGGCCATGGCGCCGTGATCGTGCTGCTGCCCGAACAGACTTTTGACGACGGGCTGCTGCGCCTGCAAGTGGTCGAAGGGAAAATCAGCCAGATCAGCGTCACCGGGCAATACGGCTTCAGCCGCGAAAACATCCTGCGCAGCCTGCCCGCGCTGAGCCCGGGCCAGACGCCCCGACTCAAGGACTTGGACCGCGAGTTGTTGCTGGCCAACGCCAACCCGGCCAAGTACACACGCGTGGTGCTGCAGGCCGGCCAGAATCCGGGCGAAGTGCAGGCGCTTGCCACCGTCGAGGAACGCCCGCTGCCGCCCTGGCGCATGGACCTGGAGAACACCGGCACGCCAGACACCGGCCGCTGGCGCCTGGCGGCGAGCTACCAGAATCCCAACGTCGCCGACCGCGACATGGTGCTGGGCGTGCGCGCCGTCACCTCGCCGACCGCGCCCTCGCGCGTGGCGGTGCTGGGCAGCACGCTGCGCCTGCCGCTGTACGCGGCGCACACCGCAATCGAAGCCGCACTGCTCGCCTCCAACACCAAATCGAGCACCAACACCACCCCCGCAGGTGACTTGCGCTTTGCCGGTGACGGCCTGTCGGCGGGCGCGCGCGCGATCTGGCTGCTGCCGTTCGTGAGCGATGCCAAATCGCAGCTTTCGCTCGGCCTGGACATACGCCGCTACCGCACGCAGTGCACCCTCGGCGATCTGGGCGAGGCCGGCTGTGGTGCGGCGCGCAACAACACGCAGCACGCGCTGCCGCTGACACTGGGCTACACGCTGTACCGGCCCGATGCCTACCTCCTGAACCTGCAATGGGTGCGCAACCTCGCCTGGGGCAGCGCCGGACGCGACAGCGATTACGAGGCCAACCGCGCGGGC
The DNA window shown above is from Comamonas sp. NLF-1-9 and carries:
- a CDS encoding aminodeoxychorismate/anthranilate synthase component II produces the protein MNVLMIDNYDSFTYNLVQYLGELGAQVEVVRNDEIGLQDIAARAPERIVVSPGPSSPSEAGISVAAIRHFAGKVPLLGVCLGHQAIGEAFGGKVVRAGRQMHGKTSVITTDQKGVFAGLPREFTVNRYHSLVVEQASLPECLIVTATSEDGEIQGVRHRELAVEGVQFHPESILTEHGHALLRNFLEQRA
- the trpE gene encoding anthranilate synthase component I, which translates into the protein MITELEFKSLAGSGYNRIPLIAEAFADLETPLSLYLKLARGRGDGANSFLLESVVGGERFGRYSFIGLPARTLLRASGFGEAAKTEVVTDGVVVESVSGNPLDFIAAYQQRFKVALSPGLPRFCGGLAGYFGYDAVRYIEKKLEKTCPPDELGCPDIVLLQCEEVAVIDNLSGKLYLIVWVDPAQAEAYARGKKRLRELKEQLKYSVSAPQVRASESHPAERSFAKPDYIAAVLQAKELIAAGEFMQVQVGQRIHKRYTESPLSLYRALRSLNPSPYMYFYDFGGFQVVGASPEILVRQEQVQEGTKITIRPLAGTRPRGATPEKDKAAEQELLADPKERAEHVMLIDLARNDIGRIAQVGSVKVTEAFVVERYSHVMHIVSNVEGLLREGLSSMDVLRATFPAGTLTGAPKVHAMELIDRLEPTKRGLYGGACGYLSYAGDMDVAIAIRTGIVKDGVLYVQAAAGVVADSVPELEWKETEAKARALLRAAELVEEGLQ
- a CDS encoding DsrE family protein, which gives rise to MQQLPTRSSMRRSLLASGLLAASATAVAAAAQDAKDGQDKVIYHIDDAASQATKGLRNIRNHLDVAPQTRIVVVTHAAGVDFLMEAAKDAKNPDIDYAALVSALKGRGVRFEVCEITLRNRKLKKEQFIMDADFTPSGVVRIAQLQNREQFAYIKP
- a CDS encoding ShlB/FhaC/HecB family hemolysin secretion/activation protein, with translation MPITQFEVGGNTLLSSAEVERALGETGAAMTIADMQAAAQRLQDAYAQAGHGAVIVLLPEQTFDDGLLRLQVVEGKISQISVTGQYGFSRENILRSLPALSPGQTPRLKDLDRELLLANANPAKYTRVVLQAGQNPGEVQALATVEERPLPPWRMDLENTGTPDTGRWRLAASYQNPNVADRDMVLGVRAVTSPTAPSRVAVLGSTLRLPLYAAHTAIEAALLASNTKSSTNTTPAGDLRFAGDGLSAGARAIWLLPFVSDAKSQLSLGLDIRRYRTQCTLGDLGEAGCGAARNNTQHALPLTLGYTLYRPDAYLLNLQWVRNLAWGSAGRDSDYEANRAGATSHYQLLRVNAQLLGQLSRQWRLKWRLDGQIAPRALVAAEQIGVTGSQTVRGYQERELIGDSGLSTTLELSSRLDTLVGQPVSDAWPTLSLFVDAGQVSNRLGTPCRPGHSRCSVWSAGLGAAWNGENRFFVRIEAARAGTRLQFTDRGDWKLHLALSALF